The Sporosarcina ureae genomic sequence CTTCCATAAATCCTAACTCATTCATGTCTTGGGATGCTGGATGAAGTTTAATATGATCAAAGACAACAAGTTGACCTTCCATATAAATCTCCGTTTTCAAACGGAGCATGTCGTAGCTGAATTTTCTTCCTTCCGGTGACCAACCTGGAGTCAATATATCAGAATACAGAAAAGTTGCTCCCTTTTCCATATACACACTATTTTTCTGATAACAACTGGCATCCTCGTATGCAATCAGTGCATCCGGTAAGTACTCTAAATAACTGTCTTTTTTCAGATGAAAGACGGTCTCTTGGTATACTTGCTTGGTCGGCGTTTTATATACTTTCGTCGCTGACTGAGTCGTCAACGTTAGCATTGCCTGTTCACCCAGTGTGACTTTCATTTGATACCGATCACCATCTAAATAACCACCGCCAGGATTCAATAAGTAATAGCATGGATAACTATTCTTATTGAAATAGACGGGACGCATTACTTTAAATGCGCCTTGAAAGTAGACACTTTTCGCCACGGAGCGGCCTAGCCGATTTTCCATGACGAGGTCAAGAACACCTGTCCATTCAGACATCTTGTCCTAGTCCTTTTAACAACGCATGCTTCCTGACCCACTCTACTACTTCATCTAGTCCCTGATCATCTTTTAAATTAGTAAAAAAGAACGGTTTATTCCCTCTAAATATTTTCGTGTCAGATTCCATTACCTCAAGTCTTGCCCCGACATATGGTGCCAAATCTGTTTTGTTAATAATAAACAAATCAGATTTAATCATTCCTTGTCCACCTTTACGTGGGATTTTTTCACCTTGCGCCACGTCAATTATATAAATGGAAAAGTCTACGAGTTCCGGACTAAACGTAGCTGCTAGGTTATCGCCGCCACTCTCTACAAAAATCAACTCGACGTCGGGATGCTTTTCCTTCAGTTCATTAATTGCTGCGAAGTTCATCGAGGCATCTTCACGAATCGCCGTATGTGGGCAGCCTCCTGTTTCCACACCTACAATACGGTCTTCAGGAAGAATACCGTTCGCTACTAAAAATTTAGCATCTTCTTTCGTATATATATCATTAGTAATGACTGCCATACTCACTTCGCCATCTAAAGCGCGTGTGAGTTTTTCGACAAGCATTGTTTTTCCTGCACCAACTGGTCCACCGACACCTATTTTAATTGGTCCCATTCTAAGCACATCCTTATCATCAATTTCATTCTGTTCATTATGAACTAAAAATACGTATTCCAACACGTTCGTGTTGCATTTGTGAAAGCTCGAGTCCTGGTGATACAATACCAAACTCTTCTTGATCTAACTTCATTATTTTGTCTGTTGTTTGCTGAAGTTGTTGTTGAAAAGTATAAATAATTTTCTGTCCTGCAGTTTGTCCAAGCGGGATAGCCCGTACAGCGTTTTGCACGAGACTAACAACCGTCGAGTATAAATAATATAAAATCGTTGTATTCTTTTCTACTTGTAAGTGATGTCCAATCATCGTAAAAACAATAGCGGGATGGCCAAAAGCTTGTTTATCACGAATTTTCTGCGTGTAGGTAGATAATACCGGTATTTTGTAAATGGATTCTGCAATATCTAACATCCTATCGCCCATACGCTGTGTACCATCGCGGGATTCGCGGGCAAGATTCTGCACAGTCAATATGCGATCCAGTTCCCAAATCTTATCAAGTTCATTCATATCCAATGCATCATAAGCGAGTCTAACAGCTAAGCCGTCTGCATATGCAAGCTGTTCATGCACATAGACATTTAACCACTCAGAAAATGTATTAGCATCGATAACCTTGTCGTTCTGGATATAAGTTTCTAGCCCGAATGATTGACTAAAAGAGCCTATGGGAAAACTAGAATCGCATAGCTGTAACAAGGATAATGCATGGTTAGTCATGGCTATGCCCAATATGACGGAAAGCCTTTGCAACTTTTCGCTCTTCTCTCTTGAATGGAATATCCATTTCTCGCAGCAAATCTTCAACTAAATAATCATATTGCACGAGCATATCTTCATCCTCAAATTGCGCAGGTAAATGACGATTTCCAAGTTGATGAGCAATCGTTCCCATTTCAAGCATCGTCCGCGGGCTAATAATAATTAAATCATCAGAAAGGACATCAACCAAAATAATATTCTTATCATCCATAAACAGAATGTCTCCCGCTTCCAAATCACGCGGGCTATTTAATCGAATACCAATTTCACGTCCATGATCGGTTTCTACGCGTTGAATTCTCTTCATTAAATGTGCACTTTCTAAGTACACTTTCTCTTTATGACGACTTTCATACTCACTTGGATCTAAATCCCTGACGTTCATTAAGACTTCTTCTATAATCATTTTCTTCACCTCAGAATAGGAAATAGCGTTGCCCCATTGGCACTTCGTCAACTGGGTCGCATGTTATATGCTTTCCATCGATTTTTACTTCATACGTTTGTGGATCTACTTCAATATGTGGCGTAGCTGTATTTAACTTCATATCCTTTTTTGTAAGACTCCGTATATTACGGACAGGGAGTACCACTTTTTCAAGTCCAAGCTTCTCTTTGATTCCTTGATCATATGCGATCTGCGAAACAAATGTAATGGAACTTTGCGACAGTGCTTTCCCGAGCGTGGCATACATCGGGCGATAAATCATTGGTTGCGGTGTAGGAATCGTTGCATTCGCATCGCCCATTAAGCTAAAGACCGCCATTCCACTTTTCAAGATCATCTCCGGTTTGACTCCAAAGAACTTCGGATCCCACAAGACAAGGTCCGCTATTTTCCCAATTTCAATTGAACCGATATACTCCGATACGCCATGAGCAATAGCAGGATTGATCGTATATTTAGCGACATAGCGTTTTACCCGATTATTATCCGAATACTCACTGTCACCTTCCATGACCCCAAGTTGCTTTTTCATTTTATGAGCTACTTGCCATGTACGAAGTGCAACTTCACCGATACGGCCCATCGCCTGAGAATCGGAGCTTGTCATACTAAAGACACCCAAGTCTTGTAAAACATCTTCCGCAGCAATCGTTTCGTTACGGATGCGTGAATCCGCAAATGCAATATCTTCTGGCACGGATGGATTTAAGTTATGGGCAACCATGACCATATCCAAATGCTCATCAATCGTATTAATCGTATACGGCAATGTCGGATTGGTAGAAGCCGGCAACACATTCATCATACCTGCAGATTTAATTAAATCGGGAGCATGTCCGCCTCCTGCACCTTCCGTATGGTACATATGGATACCACGACCATCAATCGCTTTAATCGTATCTTCAAAAAATCCCGATTCATTTAATGTATCCGCGTGAAGTGCGACTTGTACATCATATTCATCAGCAATTCGTAATGCATGATCAAGAACGGATGGTGTCGCCCCCCAATCTTCATGGACTTTCAAACCAATCGCTCCAGCAATTATTTGTTCCGCTAAGGGAGCTCCCGCAGCCGCATGCCCTTTACCTGTTAAACCAATATTGATTGGTTGTCCATCTAAAGCCTTAAGCATTGAATGAAGATGCCAAGCACCCGGTGTGGCAGTCGTAGCTCTAGAACCATCTCCTGGTCCAGCTCCACCGCCGATTAATGTGGTTGTCCCAGCCGTAAGTGCAACATCTACTTGCGCAGGATTAATGAAATGTACGTGCGTATCAATTGCACCAGCCGTAATAATCTTACCTTCTCCCGAAATAATTTCAGTGGAAGCTCCAATAATAATATCTACTTTGTCTTGAACAAGCGGATTACCTGCTTTACCAATACCTGAAATTTTACCGTCACGAATTGCTAGGTCAGCTTTATATATCCCCGTATAGTCAAGAACGATAACATTCGTAATGACTGTATCAGGGACTCGTTCATCTTCTTCGCGCGTAATGAATGGATGTTGCCCCATTCCATCACGAATGACTTTCCCACCACCAAACACAACTTCTTCTCCGTATTTAGTAAAATCTTTTTCAATTTGGATGAATAAATTTGTATCTGCTAGTCGAACAGAGTCTCCAGTTGTCGGCCCGAACATTTGAGCATATTGCTCTCTATCCATTTTAAAACTCATTTCGTATTCCCGCCTTCCAATGGTCCGTCTACTTTATTATGAAATCCGTAAACTTCTCTTTCTCCAGCATAGTCAATTAGCTGCACTTCTTTTTCATCACCCGGTTCAAAACGAACAGCAGCACCTGCCGGTATATTGAGGCGTTTACCGTACGTCACTTCCCGATCAAAATTCAGGGCAAGATTTACTTCATAGAAATGGTAATGAGAACCGACTTGGATGGGTCTGTCACCATGATTAATAACTTGTACATGTATACTTTCTGCGCCTTCATTACAGATGATCGGTTCATCTTTTAAAATATATTCGCCTGGTATCATCGTTGTCTCCCCTTTCTTTTTATAAACAATCTATCTTATCGGATTATGCACTGTGACCAACTTCGTCCCATCCGGGAATGTTGCCTCAACTTGGATATCATCGATCATTTCTGGAATACCATCCATTACATCTTCACGGGATAAAATTGTCGCGCCATAAGCCATAAGTTCTGCTACTGTTTTACCATCTCTGGCACCTTCCATCACTTCATATGTAATAAGAGCCATTGCTTCTGGATGATTCAATTTAAGCCCTCGTTCCCTTCGTCTTCTGGCAACGTCTGCAGCAACAACAATCATTAATTTATCAATTTCGCGCGGTAGTAATCGCATTGTTCAACCTCCTAAAATAATATATTGCAGTAAACTTTTATCTCCAAATAAATTAAAACTGTTGAATATTCTATAAAGTGTAAAAAATTATGTCAGCCTACTTTACTCTTTCAATCGTTCCACACATTTTTATTCATTCATACAGTTCAATTGGACTAAAACGAGTATGAATAGAAAAATACAACTTGTCACAGTTTACCCAAATGCAAGTTAGCATAAACGTCACCTGTATAACACTTTTCTGACAAATGATTATTGTTATTTGAAGAAATGGTTTCTTTCTAGTTAGCTCTAATTTCGTATCATATAAATTAGTAACGAGATGTTTATTAAATGGTCTAGTCGCAGTTGAATCGTTAATGACTCATTACATCAGGGGGTGATCCGTGAGTCTCTCAAATATCTTGAACAACTGGATATGAAGGGTGGTCTACTTTCCTTATCACAAAGTTTTAGAAAGTAATTTGGAGTTACTGCTACTAATTTATTGTACAGTTTCTCGGTGAAGATTCAAGTGTTCCCGCTTACGAAAGGAGCTGACAAGTTATCTACTTACAAAAGTACAACTAAAACAGATTTTATTGCAGTTAAAATGCTTAAATCACATCTCGTCATATAGTCATTTGGTATAAAGAAATTCACATATGATAAGTGATGCGAAGTATGATAAATTAGCAAACCGATACCCATAGAGCTTGCAGGGTTTACTGCACAACTAGTAGTAAATTTTCATCCCTAAATACAGAATACAGGACGTAAAAAAGCCCTTCTCATAAAATAATGAGAAGAGCTTTTGAAAAAACAAATTAACGTTTTGAGAACTGAGGTGCACGACGAGCGCCGCGAAGACCTGGTTTCTTACGTTCCTTCATACGTGGGTCACGTGTTAGGAATCCTGCTGATTTAAGTGCTGCACGGAAATCAGGATCTACAGTAAGCAATGCACGAGCAACGCCGTGACGGATTGCGCCTGCTTGACCTGTGTAACCTCCACCGTTAACGTTAACGTGGATATCATAGCTTCCAAGTGTTTCCGTTGTAACTAGTGGTTGTTTAATGATTTCACGAAGTGTTTCGAATGGTACGTAGTCCTCTACGTCACGATTATTGACGACAATTTTGCCTTCGCCAGGAATTAGACGTACACGAGCTACTGAACTTTTACGACGGCCAGTGCCGATATATTGTACTTGTGCCAAGTGGGTTTCCTCCTCTTAATTAACCGCGAAGCTCGAAAGCTTCTGGTTTTTGTGCGATATGCTGATGCTCTGGACCAGCGTATACATGTAATTTCTTAATTGTTTGACGACCTAGAGGACCGTTTGGAAGCATTCCTTTAATCGCAAGTTCAAGCATTTTTACAGGGTAGTTAGTACGCATCTCAAGAGCAGTACGTGACTTAAGGCTACCTGTGTAACCAGAGTGACGGTGGTATAATTTATCTTTCAATTTATTACCTGTCAAATGGATTTTTTCAGCGTTGATGATGATGACGTGATCACCTGTATCAACATGTGGTGTAAACGTCGGTTTATGTTTACCGCGTAAAAGAGTTGCAACTTCTGAAGCAAGACGACCAAGCGTTTGTCCTTCAGCGTCGACAACTAGCCATTTACGTTCGACTTCGTGACCTTTAGCCATGAATGTTGTGCGCATATTGTATTTCCTCCTAAAATATCAAATCTGTTCCCTTGTTTTCTCTATCCCTAAACACAAATAAACTTCCGGGGCTTGTTTGTGGGGTTATTGAAATACCATTTATCATGTTACCCTTTATTGTCAATAAAGTCAAGCGTTTTTATGAATACACCAGGATTAGTTGCCATGAGTTCAATAAGTAACTTCTAGTAAGTACAAACCGTGTGCTGCCGCTGTCTTCCCTGCTCTTTGACGATCTTTCGCCTCGAGAATTTTCTGGATATCTTCTGGCTCGTCCCAACCAATACCGACCGCCAGCAAAGCACCCGCAATCGTCCGGACCATATTGTAAAGAAATCCATCACCTTCCACTTCAAGAATCAGTTCATCTTGATGACGTTCAAGTGTTAGTTTTCGGATCGTACGGACTTTATTCGAAGTAGCAGTCTTCGCCGAACAGAAACTTGTGAAATCATGTGTGCCGATTAAATAGGCAGCACCTGCATTCATTCGTTCTACATCTGGATTCCATCTACCTAAATGGACAGCAAAATTACGTTCGAATGGACTTTGTAATTCTCCATAGGACCATTTATATCGATACGTTTTACCTTTTGCACCGTAACGCGCATGGAATTCTTCAGACACCTGTTCAATCGCAGTTATGCGTACGTCTTTAGGTAGAAGCACATTTAATGCCATCAGCCATCGATCACCTAAATCAAGAGGTGTGTCAAAATGGATAACCTGACCTAACGCATGAACACCAGCATCGGTTCGTCCGCTTGCTACTGCGTGTGATGTAGAATCTTTATGCAATTTAACAAGTGCCTTATCGATCTCTGCTTGAACTGTCCGCATGCCTGGCTGAGATTGATAGCCAGCAAAGTTCGTACCGTCATACGAAACAGTCGCTTTCATTCGTTTCAATTTATTCACTTCCTTACCCATAGCAATACACCTACTAATAGCACAAAAGCGATTAGGACAGCAGTATCCCTCATATGCCAAGACAGCTGACGGAACCTTGTGCGACCTTCCCCACCACGGTAACCACGCACTTCCATTGCAATTGCCAAATCTTCTGCACGCTTAAATGCACTAACAAATAGCGGTACAAGCAAAGGAATGACTGCCTGTATCCGTTCTTTGATGGAACCGGTACTTAAATCAGATCCTCTTGCTAGTTGTGCCTTTAATATTTTATCTGTTTCGTCCATAAGAGTTGGAATGAAACGTAGAGAAATGGACATCATCAACGCTAATTCATGTACGGGCAATTTCAGCTTTTTAAACGGATTGAGTAGTGTTTCCAATCCATCCGTAATTGAGATCGGTGAAGTGGTTAACGTCAATACTGTCGTAATCAAAACAAGGACCAAAAATCGGATAGATATGAATATACCCATTCGCAATCCTTCTTCATAAATTTTAATAAACTTCCATTCAAATATAATGGGTCCTTCGCGTGTGAAGAAAATATGTAATAAAAGAGTAAAAATGATTAAAAAGATGACCGGTTTCAACCCGTTGATTAGAAAATATGGTCTGATTCTAGCAAGTGCAATGACAAACGCCGTGAAACCAAGCAAAATGGCATAAGACACTACGTTATTTGCCAAGAACACTGCTACTACAAACAGAAAGACAAAGAGTAATTTGGAACGCGGATCCATACGATGCACAATAGATGTACCGGGAATAAAACGGCCAATAATCATTTTTTCTAACATGGCCGCTCCCCTTTTCTTGCAATGGCTTTTGCTAGTTCTTGCGCCAATACTTCTTCCGTAAGTGCAATACGATCAAAACGCTGTCCACTCATCCTTTCTACTTCACGTTGAAAACGCACAGAACGCGGGACGCTGAGTCGAAATGAATGGAGTTCCTCTTCCAGACTATATATATCTTCAGGCGTCCCTTCCATCACGGCTGTCCCCTCATGCATCACCAGAATCCGATCACTGTAGCGTGCGGCGTCTTCCATACTATGTGTAACGAGGATAGTCGTTAAACTCTCTGTCTTATGCAAATGATGGAACAACTCCATAATTTCTTTACGACCTTTAGGGTCTAGCCCTGCTGTCGGCTCGTCAAGGACTAAGACAGACGGTTTGAACGCAAGGACACCTGCAATGGCAACACGCCGCATTTGACCTCCTGATAGCTCAAAAGGAGACTTTTGCAACACATCTTCAGGCAGACCTAAAAGCTTTACTAGTTCATGTGCGCGAGACCTTGCTACCTCTTTCGGCACACCAAAATTGATAGGACCGAACATAATATCTTTTTCAACTGTCTCTTCAAATAACTGATGTTCAGGAAACTGAAACACAATCCCTACTTGGTGTCGAACTTCTTTCATCTGCTTACCTTTAGTCTGTGCAGTAATCATCGTGTCACCTATTTTGACAATACCCTCAGACGGCTTTAGCAAACCATTCAAATGAAGCAATAATGTCGATTTCCCTGATCCTGTATGACCAATGATTGACGTATAAGAACCTGAAGGGATTGTAGCTGTCACGTCCTGCAAGGCACGTTTCTCAAACGGTGAATCTTTAGCGTATAAGTAGCCTACTTGCTGAAGTGAAATGTCCACAATTCATTCACCAACTCTTCTTCTGTCATATGATTGCTTTCCAACTCTACGCCAGCTATTTTTAATAACTCAGAAACACGTAAAGCAAACGGCAGATCGAGTCCAACCTGTTCAAGTTCAGTACCTTGTTGAAAGATTTCCTGCGGTGTACCTACCATCAAGACTTGTCCTTCATTCATAACCAATATACGATCTGCCAATAACACTTCTTCCAAGTCATGCGTAATGGATAACACAGTCAGTCCGATTTCAGACCGTAATTTCTTGACGATCTCGATTACTTCTTCACGTCCTTGGGGATCCAACATGGAAGTGGCTTCATCTAGAATAAGCAGTTCAGGATGCAAAGCTAATGCACCTGCAATCGCCACACGCTGCTTCTGCCCACCTGAGAGATGATGCGGCTCATGATTGATGTATTCTGTCATCTTCACCTGCTCCAGAGCCTCATGAACACGTTTTACCATCATGTCGTGTGGTACGCCATTGTTTTCAAGTGCAAATGCTACATCATCCTGCACCGTTGAACCGACAAACTGGTTATCAGGGTTCTGAAAGACAATGCCCATACGGGAACGTGTCTCCCAAAGATTTTCTTCTGATAGTCGTTCAGAAAAGAGATGTACTTCACCTGACGAAGGAAACATCAAGCCAATCAATAGCTTGGCTAACGTCGACTTACCAGAACCGTTATGTCCTACAACTGCCAGCCATTCTCCTTCATACAAAGTGAAAGATATATCATGTAATGCTTTAGTTGACATAAGCGAAGATTCCTCTTCTTCAATCTCGTAAGAAAAGTCAACGTGGTGCATCGACGCTATTTCCTTCATCTGGATTCCTCCTCTTAGATGTTGTTATGAATCACTATAATTCTTATGTACTCCATTATTCTTATGTATAAAAAAAAAGCGCGTACCTCATCTAAGGAATGCGCCTTTGAAAACGAAAATGCCGGGTGCTCATGCCGACATCTCAGATGAGGTACGTAGAGCTAGACCAGTCGATTACTCGCGGATCATAACACTCAGCTTTTATGTCGTATAAATCTCGTACTTGTAATAAAAGGGTGTGCTGTGCGTGACAGACACACCCTCGAAGTGTTGGAATTACACCAGTTCGATAATAACTACTGGTGCGCCATCGCCACGGCGAGGTCCCATTTTCATTATACGTGTATAACCGCCTTGGCGATCTGCATAACGTGGTGCTACTGTATCAAAAAGTTTTTGAAGTGCAAACACTGTTGCTTCTTCGCCTTCTGCGTTTTCAACAGTCACCTTTTCACGACGAATATATTCAGCCGCTTGACGACGTGCATGAAGATCTCCACGTTTTCCAAGAGTGATCATCTTTTCAACTACTTTACGTAATTCTTTCGCACGTGTTTCAGTTGTCTGGATGCGCTCGTGAATAATAAGATCTGTCGTTAAGTCGCGAAGCATTGCTTTACGTTGTGAACTTGTGCGTCCAAGTTTTCTGTATCCCATTTGAAGTTACCCTCCTTCAATATATGTCAGTTACTCTTCAGAGCGTAACTCAAGGTTTAGCTCATCCAATTTAGCCTTCACTTCTTCAAGCGATTTACGGCCTAAGTTTCGCACTTTCATCATTTCGTCTTCAGACTTGTTAGCAAGTTCTAAAACCGTATTGATGCCTGCACGCTTCAAGCAGTTATAAGATCGAACAGAAAGATCAAGTTCTTCAATCGTCATTTCCAGAACCTTTTCTTTTTGGTCTTCTTCTTTTTCTACCATGATTTCTGCAGTTTGTGCTTCGTCAGTCATACCAACGAATATATTCAAATGCTCTGTAAGAATCTTAGCTCCAAGCGATACTGCCTCTTTAGGACCTATGCTTCCATCTGTCCATACATCGAGTGTCAACTTATCAAAGTTGGTACTTTGTCCGACGCGAGTGTTTTCAACTTGGAAATTAACGCGTGATACAGGAGTGTAAATCGAGTCAATTGGAATCACACCAATCGCTAGATCCTCACGTTTGTTTTGATCGGAAGGAACATATCCGCGTCCACGTACAGCATACATACGCATACGTAAATGTCCATTTTTACCGAGAGTAGCAATCGGGAGATCTGGATTTAATACTTCAACATCACTATCATGTGTGATGTCTGCAGCCGTCACGACGCCTTCACCTTTCACATCGATCTCAATAACTTTCTCATCATCTGAGTAAATTTTGAGTGCTAGTTTCTTCACATTCAAAATAACTGTAGATACGTCTTCGACGACACCTTCAATTGTAGCGAATTCATGAAGTACACCATCGATTTGAATAGATGTCACAGCAGCTCCTGGTAATGAAGACAAGAGAATGCGGCGCAAGGAATTCCCTAAGGTATTTCCATATCCACGCTCTAAAGGTTCGATAATAAACTTACCGAACTGTGAATCTTCACCGATCGTTACTGTTTCAATCTTTGGTTTTTCAATCTCGATCATTTATTTACCCTCCTCAAAACGTCTCTATATTGGTTTAACCTTATTGAATTCACTGATAATAGATAGTCTATTTCAACAGTATTAACAAAAATTGTCTTTCTTAATCCAATAGATTCAAACCGATTATACGCGACGACGTTTTGGCGGGCGACAACCATTGTGTGGAACTGGAGTTACGTCTCTGATTGCAGTAACTTCAAGACCTGCAGCTTGTAGTGAACGGATAGCCGCTTCACGACCAGCACCTGGGCCTTTAACTGTTACTTCCAATGATTTCAAACCATGTTCCATTGCTGTTTTCGCTGCAGTTTCAGCAGCCATTTGTGCAGCAAACGGAGTAGATTTACGGGAACCTCTAAAGCCAAGTGCACCAGCGCTAGACCATGAAAGTGCATTACCGTGGCTATCCGTGATAGTTACGATAGTGTTATTGAACGTTGAACGGATATGTGCAATACCAGTCTCAATATTCTTTTTTACACGACGTTTACGAGTTTGTTGTTTACGTGCCATGTTGGAAAGAACCCTCCTTTACCTATTATTTTTTCTTGTTAGCCATTGTGCGTTTAGGACCCTTACGCGTACGTGCATTGTTTTTCGTGTTTTGTCCACGAACAGGCAATCCACGACGGTGACGGATTCCACGGTTACTACCGATTTCCATCAAACGCTTGATGTTTAGAGAAGTTTCACGACGAAGATCTCCTTCTACTTTCAAGCCGTCAATTTGTTCACGAATCTTATCAAGTTCAGCGTCAGTTAAATCACGAACGCGAGTCTCTTGAGAAACATCAGCTGCAGTTAAAATTGATTGTGCAGTTGTTTTACCAATACCGAATATATATGTCAATGAAATGACAACGCGCTTATCGCGCGGAACGTCTACACCAGCAATACGTGCCATATAAGTTGTGCACCTCCTTGTGTTTTAGCCTTGTCTTTGTTTATGCTTTGGATTTTCACAGATTACCATTACCCGGCCGCGTCTACGAATAACTTTACATTTTTCGCAGATCGGTTTTACAGATGGTCTTACTTTCATCCTACCCAACCTCCTTCAATATTTCGGGAGTGCAAAAGTTTATTTGAAACGGTATGTGATACGACCACGTGTTAAATCGTAAGGTGAAAGTTCCAATGTCACCTTGTCGCCTGGCAGAATACGAATAAAGTGCATACGAATTTTACCTGACACGTGTGCAAGCACAGTATGTCCGTTTTCTAACTCCACTTTAAACATCGCATTCGGCAACGTTTCAAGAACAGTTCCTTCTACCTCAATTACGTCGTCCTTCGCCATCAATCCTGTCTCCCTTCTATATCCAATAAAGGCTTTCACCATCGAGCGGCATCAGTTGCCTTCAAAAGGCTTCCTTCAACATATGTCCAGTTAGCATGAGTGATGTTCGAAAGACGTCTGCCACATTTCGCTGTTTCGCATAAATTGCGAATGAGATCCTTTATTGCCCTCGTTGCAGTGCCAATTATATATTATACTGCCATTGGCAATAGAATGCATGTCAGAACTACCAAGGAATTAATGATAAACTCTCATTTATC encodes the following:
- a CDS encoding urease accessory protein UreD; this translates as MSEWTGVLDLVMENRLGRSVAKSVYFQGAFKVMRPVYFNKNSYPCYYLLNPGGGYLDGDRYQMKVTLGEQAMLTLTTQSATKVYKTPTKQVYQETVFHLKKDSYLEYLPDALIAYEDASCYQKNSVYMEKGATFLYSDILTPGWSPEGRKFSYDMLRLKTEIYMEGQLVVFDHIKLHPASQDMNELGFMEGYTHLGSLIVVGEKTSDALLDRLYETIQQEIGEFAFGLSKLAVPGFTIRILANYTQVIERIISVCHHVISDEWNQPKPSFLRKY
- the ureG gene encoding urease accessory protein UreG, which produces MGPIKIGVGGPVGAGKTMLVEKLTRALDGEVSMAVITNDIYTKEDAKFLVANGILPEDRIVGVETGGCPHTAIREDASMNFAAINELKEKHPDVELIFVESGGDNLAATFSPELVDFSIYIIDVAQGEKIPRKGGQGMIKSDLFIINKTDLAPYVGARLEVMESDTKIFRGNKPFFFTNLKDDQGLDEVVEWVRKHALLKGLGQDV
- a CDS encoding urease accessory protein UreF, with amino-acid sequence MTNHALSLLQLCDSSFPIGSFSQSFGLETYIQNDKVIDANTFSEWLNVYVHEQLAYADGLAVRLAYDALDMNELDKIWELDRILTVQNLARESRDGTQRMGDRMLDIAESIYKIPVLSTYTQKIRDKQAFGHPAIVFTMIGHHLQVEKNTTILYYLYSTVVSLVQNAVRAIPLGQTAGQKIIYTFQQQLQQTTDKIMKLDQEEFGIVSPGLELSQMQHERVGIRIFSS
- the ureE gene encoding urease accessory protein UreE, translating into MIIEEVLMNVRDLDPSEYESRHKEKVYLESAHLMKRIQRVETDHGREIGIRLNSPRDLEAGDILFMDDKNIILVDVLSDDLIIISPRTMLEMGTIAHQLGNRHLPAQFEDEDMLVQYDYLVEDLLREMDIPFKREERKVAKAFRHIGHSHD
- the ureC gene encoding urease subunit alpha codes for the protein MSFKMDREQYAQMFGPTTGDSVRLADTNLFIQIEKDFTKYGEEVVFGGGKVIRDGMGQHPFITREEDERVPDTVITNVIVLDYTGIYKADLAIRDGKISGIGKAGNPLVQDKVDIIIGASTEIISGEGKIITAGAIDTHVHFINPAQVDVALTAGTTTLIGGGAGPGDGSRATTATPGAWHLHSMLKALDGQPINIGLTGKGHAAAGAPLAEQIIAGAIGLKVHEDWGATPSVLDHALRIADEYDVQVALHADTLNESGFFEDTIKAIDGRGIHMYHTEGAGGGHAPDLIKSAGMMNVLPASTNPTLPYTINTIDEHLDMVMVAHNLNPSVPEDIAFADSRIRNETIAAEDVLQDLGVFSMTSSDSQAMGRIGEVALRTWQVAHKMKKQLGVMEGDSEYSDNNRVKRYVAKYTINPAIAHGVSEYIGSIEIGKIADLVLWDPKFFGVKPEMILKSGMAVFSLMGDANATIPTPQPMIYRPMYATLGKALSQSSITFVSQIAYDQGIKEKLGLEKVVLPVRNIRSLTKKDMKLNTATPHIEVDPQTYEVKIDGKHITCDPVDEVPMGQRYFLF
- a CDS encoding urease subunit beta, producing the protein MIPGEYILKDEPIICNEGAESIHVQVINHGDRPIQVGSHYHFYEVNLALNFDREVTYGKRLNIPAGAAVRFEPGDEKEVQLIDYAGEREVYGFHNKVDGPLEGGNTK
- a CDS encoding urease subunit gamma; translation: MRLLPREIDKLMIVVAADVARRRRERGLKLNHPEAMALITYEVMEGARDGKTVAELMAYGATILSREDVMDGIPEMIDDIQVEATFPDGTKLVTVHNPIR
- the rpsI gene encoding 30S ribosomal protein S9, producing the protein MAQVQYIGTGRRKSSVARVRLIPGEGKIVVNNRDVEDYVPFETLREIIKQPLVTTETLGSYDIHVNVNGGGYTGQAGAIRHGVARALLTVDPDFRAALKSAGFLTRDPRMKERKKPGLRGARRAPQFSKR
- the rplM gene encoding 50S ribosomal protein L13, with amino-acid sequence MRTTFMAKGHEVERKWLVVDAEGQTLGRLASEVATLLRGKHKPTFTPHVDTGDHVIIINAEKIHLTGNKLKDKLYHRHSGYTGSLKSRTALEMRTNYPVKMLELAIKGMLPNGPLGRQTIKKLHVYAGPEHQHIAQKPEAFELRG
- the truA gene encoding tRNA pseudouridine(38-40) synthase TruA, yielding MKRMKATVSYDGTNFAGYQSQPGMRTVQAEIDKALVKLHKDSTSHAVASGRTDAGVHALGQVIHFDTPLDLGDRWLMALNVLLPKDVRITAIEQVSEEFHARYGAKGKTYRYKWSYGELQSPFERNFAVHLGRWNPDVERMNAGAAYLIGTHDFTSFCSAKTATSNKVRTIRKLTLERHQDELILEVEGDGFLYNMVRTIAGALLAVGIGWDEPEDIQKILEAKDRQRAGKTAAAHGLYLLEVTY
- a CDS encoding energy-coupling factor transporter transmembrane component T family protein: MLEKMIIGRFIPGTSIVHRMDPRSKLLFVFLFVVAVFLANNVVSYAILLGFTAFVIALARIRPYFLINGLKPVIFLIIFTLLLHIFFTREGPIIFEWKFIKIYEEGLRMGIFISIRFLVLVLITTVLTLTTSPISITDGLETLLNPFKKLKLPVHELALMMSISLRFIPTLMDETDKILKAQLARGSDLSTGSIKERIQAVIPLLVPLFVSAFKRAEDLAIAMEVRGYRGGEGRTRFRQLSWHMRDTAVLIAFVLLVGVLLWVRK